TAAGTAAACAATGTTGTGCAATTAGTTATACACATATAGCATTGATCTTTTCAGAAAAGTAAATATTTTAGAAATAAAAATAAATTGATTTTTACTGTACTGATATTCCCACGTTTCACTTTAGGGTTAAAAGCGGATGATTACCATAAAACAGGTACTTTCGGAGTGGACTCAAGCATTTGAATATTTAAATTTTCAGAGCCACCGTAAAAACAAAGGAACGTCCATCCGATGGCCAGATGCCACCACCGGGATAGGTGGTTGGTCTTTTGGTGAAATACTGTTTATCAGCTATATTGTTGATCCCACATCTGAAATTTAAAATTCCGGAAGCGATATAGGTTACATTTAAATCCCAAAGACCGTATCCGGGCACTTCCCCGATTGCCCCGTTTGCAGAGGGTAAGATGGTATTGGCTGGATCAGCAAATGTCTTGGATACATAACTGTATTGAAGCGTTCCCGAAATTTGTTTGAATTGTCCACTGAAACCGTTTCTGGTGATAATAGCAGGCAATGTCTCTTGTCTGTTGCCGGTGATGTCTCTGTTTTCACCATTAATTACAAGGTTTCCTTTTCTGTAGGAACCTTCAAACAAAGATGTGGAAGTGAATAAAGAAAATTTACTGTTGTCAGATCGGAACAAAATGCCTTCAATATAGGATTCAAGACCGGATGTGAGTGTACTACCGGAATTTGTTTTGTACAAAAAACTTCCTGAGGCATCATTCAATAATTGGTTGCCAATACGATTTTCATAATTCAAAGCAAAATAGCTGATGTCAAAGTAAATTCTGTATTTGTATGAACCGGAAATTCCGATATCTGCATTAAAACCACTGGCATCTTTGAGGTTGGGATCTGTTTTGTTGAGATCATCTATTGGAATCAAGTCAGCAAATATCACCGGACGGTATGCCTGTGACATACCACCGTACAATTTAATCTTTTCATTAAATTTGTATTGAGATGATATTCCTAATAAAAAAAAGTTTCTGTCTAAAGTCTCCTGCACTCCATCGGGAATATTTCTGGAAAATCCGGTCATTTCTGTTTTTCCATATTCATATCTGACACCCGGGGTTAAGCTCCATTTGGGATTCAAGGCAATCATATTTTCTGCATAGAATGCAATGTTATTGGTTTTGAAATGCAAGTCTCTCCCAAAATCACCTTCAACCGTAAGGTCATAGTCGGATCCTGTAGTTCCTTTCCCTTGCTGTCTGCGATGTGTGTCATTATTGATATATGTAAAACCTGTAGCGAGTATATTTTTAACTTTTCCAACATTGTAATTTTTTCTGAGTCGGATTTCATTATACCAACTGTTATAATTGTCTATATCTACCTGTCTGTTATTAAACTGATTTGTTTGCGGGTTCATTAGGTCAGGACTATTTGCAAATCCTACAAACAATACACTATTTCTATCCCCGTATATGGCAGAGGACCTGGCTTCCAATATGGTGCTTTCATTGATTTTCCAGTCTATTTCAAAAGTAGGAATAAATATTTCCGGACTGTAATGATTTCTGTTTCTGGTTGATTGCCTGGGATTTTCCAAAAACATAGCATCTGTTAATGGTCCGGGGAGTTGATACAGATATATGGATCGGGCAAATGTCGTCCTGAGTGATAAGTTATCATTCACCTGATATTTTACACTTACATATTGATTATTTGAATCAGACTGTGCATTTTCTCTGTAACCCGATGATGTTCTTTTGTGGTAATACCCGTAAATACTCCATTTTCCTTTGGTAACACCCAAAGCATTGTATGTACTTAGCAGTCCGTATGAACCGATTGAGTTAATCGATTCAAATTCGACAGTTTTATTTTTCGGAGCTTCTTTTGTATTATAATTTATTAAGCCTCCGAATTGTGCACCATATTGTAAGGCAGAGGTACCCCTTATCATTTCTATACTCCGGATACTTTCCATGGGTTGGTTATAATGACTCGCAGGATATCCATAAATATCTGTATTAGTAATTACCCCATTTTGTCGGATATTGTATTCCCATGAACGATGAGGATCCAGTCCTCGGGTAGAAATATTCATTTGATTTCCGGAGCCATCCATGTCATAGATAAAAGCTCCGGGAATTTTTGAGAACAATTGTCTTCCTGTCTTTTCTGCAATATTGGCATGAATAGAAACTATATCAATTACTTCATTTTTTTTGCCTGAAATCAGAAAAACACCATGAACATCGTGGAGACGCTGTACAGGTTTTACAAAGTCTTTATGAGATTTTATCAGGATTTCTTCGGAAGTGGTTTTTATAGTATCTGATATCGTATGTTGGCTGTGTGCATTGAACCAGATAAAGAGTATAAGAATAAAATAAATATTACGTATCATTAATTTAACTTTTTGATAAAAGCTGCACTTTTAGTAATTCAAGAGACTTCTAACTTTTCTTATTGGGTTATTAAATAAAAAGTGATGGAGCAAATTGCTTTCACTCCATCTCTTCATAGGTTTCGTAAACCAAAATATATTGGTTATTGGAGCTTGAAATTATTTTTTCCAGGGAAGATTATTTATTCTTCTTCCTATTTCTTTACCATATCTCACACCTTCTTCACAGTCCATCCTGAAGTGTACTCCCAAAGGAACTCTTGACCATGCATTTTCCAATGCCATTTCTTCAAAACTTGGGAATGATCTGGGTACACCTTCAAATTCTGTTCGTTTTTCATGGCATCTGTCTGTCATTGCATAAGAATATCCGAATATGCTTGCAAGTGCTTCAGCACCTGCAGCACCCATAGTAGAGTGTCCGGACGGGTATGCAGGGAATGAAGGAGTAACACCTTCATCACCTGTCAATGGGTTGTAAAGTGCAGGTGTCCATGTAGGATCTATTACTCTGTTGATATATGTCTGAGGTCTTTCTACATTGTAATGATATTTTGAATTCCAACATCCAACTGAAGCATCATTTAATGCTAAGCCGACTTTTGCATTCATCAATACAGCCGTTTCCAGATTGCTTTTTTCATTTACTAAAACTTGATTCCCAATTGCCAACCATCTTGGTCCGGGACTGAATGTTAATTCTACAAGGTCATCACTCCAAAATTCCCCAATCCATTCAGCAATATAAGAAAGGGTAGGGGTATTTTGTGAATACACTTCTAATGCTTGTGCATATAAAGCAGAACTATTATTAGCGCTATATTGTAAAGGAGGACGACAGATCATCAAGTCATTATTGATTGCAAATCTTCTTGCCTGTCCCCATACACCTCCCATTGGTTTTCCCGGACCAGGAAAAGTGGGAATCCAGTCTCCTTCTTTTTTATAAGCTGTTTGCCAGTCGTATTTTTGGAAAGGATCAAGATAGTGCTCGTGACCTACCTGATCTGTAACAGACCATGCCCAAACTGCCTGAGCTACTTCTTTGCCTCTCGCTACAGAACGATCATAAACATCCGCAGAAACCTGACTCTTATATTTGTCATATATCCTTTTAGCCGTGACATCTATCAATTGCTTTTCGGATGGTTTTGCTCTTTCAAAGAATCTAGGCATCATAAATTCATAGATTGCGTTAGCAACTACAGGCCAGCAGTACTCTACATCCTGATTAGCAGCAGGCACGTTAAATCCTGACCAAAACCCATTAAAGGACTTGTACGACGGCATGCCGGAAATACATCCTTCATAAGTAGCCATTCCTAAATATGCCAATGCTCTGGGCGCAGGTCCCGGTCTGTATCCGGCTGCATATCTTTCTACTTCAAGAAATGTTTCATTCCACTCTACCAATGCACTTGCATCATAGTCACTTGCTTGTTTTAGTTCTGTATTTGCTTGGTCATCTATGATGTCCGTTTTACAGGAGAACAATAATATAATTACAAATAAACTTAGAATTAATTGTAATTTTGACGTAAAATTGAACGATTTCATATTTTTTAACAGGTTTAAAAGTGGTCATTAATTTTTTAACGGCACAAAACTAAAGGAAGCCAATTTGAAATTCCATTAAAATAAATTAGAATTTTATTAGAAATGCTTAAATATCCGGAAATTCCGTAATAGTGGAATTATTTAAATATCTTTGAAACTTAAATTTGATTATGGTAGTACTTCTTATCGAAGATGAAATAAAGACAGCTCACACACTTAAAAAAGGTTTGTCTGAACATAACATTGAATCAGATATTGCATTGGATGGGCTAACCGGAAGAGATTTGGCTTTTAAAAATAAGTACGATGTGATTATTACAGACATAGTAATGCCGGGAATCAACGGGATGGAATTTTGCAGAGATTTACGTCAGTTTGGTATTAAAACTCCCGTTCTGATGTTGTCGGCATTGGATACTACTGAAGATAAAATCAATGGTTTGGAAGCAGGTGGTGATGATTATCTGACAAAACCGTTTGAATTTCGTGAATTACTTGCAAGGGTCAAAGCTCTTGAACGTCGTCATTCAAATGTTCAAAAGTCCGAAAAAATCATTCGGGTAGCTGACCTGGTAGTTGATTTATTACAAAAAAAAGTGACCCGATCAGATAAATTAATCGAACTGACACCAAAGGAATTTAAATTACTCGAATATCTGATCAAAAATCCGGGACGGACTGTTACTAAGCCTGAAATAGCTGAAAATGTTTGGGATATTGATTTTGATACCGGCACCAATGTAGTGGAGGTATATATGAATTATTTACGCAATAAAATTGATAAGTCGTTTGAGAAAAAGCTAATTCATACAAAGTTTGGTTTGGGTTATTATTTGAGCGAATAGAATTATTGTTATGCAAATCAGAACCAAACTTACTTTGCAGTTTATCTTTATCGTTGCTTTATTGCTTATCATTTCCCATATTTTTATATATATAACCTTCAGTAATAAAATTAAGTCTGAATTTTATAAGAGTCTGGAGTCAAAAGCATTAATGACTGCTGAAATGCTGGTCAAAAACCATAGTCTTACCCCCATTGAGCCTATTATAGAGAGTGCACATTCTGAAGATATAATTCTTCCGTCCAAAGAAAAAATCCTGATTTATAATTCAAGTTTTCAAAAGGTTTATGCATTTAATCAATCAGATTTTATTCCGGAAAGTGTTTTGAAAGAAATCAGAAAAGCCAATAATTTGAAATTCAGGTTTAAGGAATATGAAGCATTGGGGCTCAATTACAAAAATAAGTTGAATGAAGATTATATTTTGGTTTCTCAGGCTATGTTTGTTTCTGATGATTTGGATAGTCTTAGAAACATATTAATCATCAGCTTTTTTGTCGTAATATTTTTCGTAGGTATAGGCGGTATGGTGTTTGCAAAGCAAACCCTATCTCCAATTGCAAGAATAATGAACCAGCTTGATGAAGTATTTCCTTCTCAGATAGGGAAAAGACTCGCGGTCAATAATACAAAGGATGAACTTTCCAGATTATCTGCTACATTTAATAAGCTATTGGATAGGACTGAAGACACATTTCTGACACAAAAAGGTTTTTTGTCAAATATATCACATGAAATAAAAAACCCTTTGACCACTATTATAACCCAATTAGATGTAGCGTTGGAAAGGGAAAGATCGGTGGAGGAATATAGGAGTACGTTAAATTCTATTTCCGCTGATATGTTGAATATGAAAGATATAACCGAACAGTTGATGCATTTAGCCCGGATATCTTCTGATGATCATAAAGTGGTTTTTGAAAATCTCCGTTTGGATGAAATCATATGGCAGGTGAAATCTGAAATTCGAAAGAATCATTCGGATTATTCATTCAGAATTAACACGGATTCATTACCGGATAATTCGGATTCGTTAATTATTTCCGGAAATGAACAGTTGGTGAAATTATCTATTGGAAATCTGCTAATAAATGCATGTAAATTTTCACCGGACCATACAGCAGGTATCAGATTATTTATTTCAGATGAGAATCTTATTGCTGTAGAAATTTCAGATAAAGGACCGGTAATCAAAATGGAAGAAAGGGATTTGATATTTAAGCCCTTTTACAGAAGTCCTGCTACTTCTCATATAAAAGGTACAGGTATAGGTTTGCCATTAGTGAATAACATTCTGAAATTACATAAAGCCACTGTCAGAATTACATCTTCAGAATATGGTAATATTTTTACGGTGTATTTTCCTCAAGTGAAGCCGGTTTAGTCAGTCAAAAATAATTCTGCATTTATGTAAAATTAAAAAAATATCTAAAGATAGTATCTTGTTAGGTTCAGAATCAGAATTATTTTATTTCTATGAATTCATTATTATCAAAAAGAATTTACGTGGTTTAAATCTAATTAAATTCTAAGCAGATTAATCCACATAAAAATTTCGATACATATATCTTTGCAAACTGAAAATATCAGGTGAAATGCAGAATATAGTTTGGACCTACCATTTTCTGAGAGGAAACATTTTATTGTGCCTGGGCATTTTGGGTGTTTTAGTTATTTGTTTTCGCTCTGTCCAGACAATCAATGATGTTTTTAAAGATTGCTTTGAAGATAATTCTACTGAAATATTGTATTCCTGGAATAAATTCTACACTGAGATTGAATCATCCGATCTCTATGCAAACCCTACGACCTCAGCAAGATTTATTTTTGTTCTAAATCATTGTGCTCTTTCGGTTTCAAATTATAAAGGTAATGATCCTGTAAATGATTACAGATACATCAAAGATATTGAAGAAATTTTATTAGACCATTCTAAAATAAATCCGGATTATTTCGATGTAGTTTTAAATAAATCAATGTCGCATACTATAAGAAAAATGTATCAAAACAGGACACCTGAATATCTTCATCATATCAGTAACTTAGAAAATAAAAATTTTGCAAAGCTTAAAAAATCCTATTTCTCAACCGATTCAATCCGGAAATACGATAAAATCGGTATAGAAATCGCTGAAAAGTGCATTACGAATTTAGTACATCCAAATTTAATAAGAGCCGATTTATTCAGACAAAACGATTCTTTATACAGTAACAATTCCTGTAATCAAACATTTCAAAATCCTTTCACAGAAAATTGGGTACAAAACAGATTAAGTCATGAAACTTCATTGAATGATTTATTTAGATTAGTTCCTGAAAAGTCTATTCCCCAACCATATTCAGAAAACAAGCTTTCAAAGTTTTATAAAGAAGCAGTCGAAGTTTACACTACTTCCAGATATCTTGACAATGAAAGTAAATGGATAGCTGAGTTTTGGAGTGATGATCATCCGGGTGTCACTTTTACACCAGTAGCGAGATGGCTCTCCATTGCAAATCAAATTATTGAATCTGAAAAACCTTCCTTTGATGTGGTGTTGGATACGTATGTCCGACTGGGACTGGCTTTAAATGAGACAGCTACTTTAGTTTGGAAAGAAAAATACATGCACCTAAATGAACGACCTGCTGTGATTATCAGAAGGATGATTGATCCTGCCTGGGAACCATTTCACCCAAGCCCAAAATTTCCGGCTTTTCCTTCCGGCCATTCTGCATTTGGAGCAGCAGCCGCTGGTATCCTGGAAGATATATATGGTTTTGATTTTGCATTTACAGATAAATGTCATGAAGGCAAAAAGGAATTTAAAAGTAATGCCCGTAGTTTCAAATCAATTAAGGAAATGGCTATTGAAAATGCTTACTCAAGGGTATTCCTTGGTGTACATTTTCGAACAGACTGTGAGGCCGGTATGAAGATAGGATTTAGAGTTGCGGATCACATCAATCACTTACATCATTTTGAAAAAGTACAATTGGTGGAGCCGAAAACAGATAAAGTTAATTTACTTAATTGATTCTCCTTTTACTTCCACCAATGAATCTAATTCAAATTTAGCTTCATACACCAAAATT
The genomic region above belongs to Saprospiraceae bacterium and contains:
- a CDS encoding TonB-dependent receptor, whose protein sequence is MIRNIYFILILFIWFNAHSQHTISDTIKTTSEEILIKSHKDFVKPVQRLHDVHGVFLISGKKNEVIDIVSIHANIAEKTGRQLFSKIPGAFIYDMDGSGNQMNISTRGLDPHRSWEYNIRQNGVITNTDIYGYPASHYNQPMESIRSIEMIRGTSALQYGAQFGGLINYNTKEAPKNKTVEFESINSIGSYGLLSTYNALGVTKGKWSIYGYYHKRTSSGYRENAQSDSNNQYVSVKYQVNDNLSLRTTFARSIYLYQLPGPLTDAMFLENPRQSTRNRNHYSPEIFIPTFEIDWKINESTILEARSSAIYGDRNSVLFVGFANSPDLMNPQTNQFNNRQVDIDNYNSWYNEIRLRKNYNVGKVKNILATGFTYINNDTHRRQQGKGTTGSDYDLTVEGDFGRDLHFKTNNIAFYAENMIALNPKWSLTPGVRYEYGKTEMTGFSRNIPDGVQETLDRNFFLLGISSQYKFNEKIKLYGGMSQAYRPVIFADLIPIDDLNKTDPNLKDASGFNADIGISGSYKYRIYFDISYFALNYENRIGNQLLNDASGSFLYKTNSGSTLTSGLESYIEGILFRSDNSKFSLFTSTSLFEGSYRKGNLVINGENRDITGNRQETLPAIITRNGFSGQFKQISGTLQYSYVSKTFADPANTILPSANGAIGEVPGYGLWDLNVTYIASGILNFRCGINNIADKQYFTKRPTTYPGGGIWPSDGRSFVFTVALKI
- a CDS encoding HAMP domain-containing histidine kinase produces the protein MQIRTKLTLQFIFIVALLLIISHIFIYITFSNKIKSEFYKSLESKALMTAEMLVKNHSLTPIEPIIESAHSEDIILPSKEKILIYNSSFQKVYAFNQSDFIPESVLKEIRKANNLKFRFKEYEALGLNYKNKLNEDYILVSQAMFVSDDLDSLRNILIISFFVVIFFVGIGGMVFAKQTLSPIARIMNQLDEVFPSQIGKRLAVNNTKDELSRLSATFNKLLDRTEDTFLTQKGFLSNISHEIKNPLTTIITQLDVALERERSVEEYRSTLNSISADMLNMKDITEQLMHLARISSDDHKVVFENLRLDEIIWQVKSEIRKNHSDYSFRINTDSLPDNSDSLIISGNEQLVKLSIGNLLINACKFSPDHTAGIRLFISDENLIAVEISDKGPVIKMEERDLIFKPFYRSPATSHIKGTGIGLPLVNNILKLHKATVRITSSEYGNIFTVYFPQVKPV
- a CDS encoding response regulator transcription factor, whose translation is MVVLLIEDEIKTAHTLKKGLSEHNIESDIALDGLTGRDLAFKNKYDVIITDIVMPGINGMEFCRDLRQFGIKTPVLMLSALDTTEDKINGLEAGGDDYLTKPFEFRELLARVKALERRHSNVQKSEKIIRVADLVVDLLQKKVTRSDKLIELTPKEFKLLEYLIKNPGRTVTKPEIAENVWDIDFDTGTNVVEVYMNYLRNKIDKSFEKKLIHTKFGLGYYLSE
- a CDS encoding vanadium-dependent haloperoxidase, translating into MKSFNFTSKLQLILSLFVIILLFSCKTDIIDDQANTELKQASDYDASALVEWNETFLEVERYAAGYRPGPAPRALAYLGMATYEGCISGMPSYKSFNGFWSGFNVPAANQDVEYCWPVVANAIYEFMMPRFFERAKPSEKQLIDVTAKRIYDKYKSQVSADVYDRSVARGKEVAQAVWAWSVTDQVGHEHYLDPFQKYDWQTAYKKEGDWIPTFPGPGKPMGGVWGQARRFAINNDLMICRPPLQYSANNSSALYAQALEVYSQNTPTLSYIAEWIGEFWSDDLVELTFSPGPRWLAIGNQVLVNEKSNLETAVLMNAKVGLALNDASVGCWNSKYHYNVERPQTYINRVIDPTWTPALYNPLTGDEGVTPSFPAYPSGHSTMGAAGAEALASIFGYSYAMTDRCHEKRTEFEGVPRSFPSFEEMALENAWSRVPLGVHFRMDCEEGVRYGKEIGRRINNLPWKK
- a CDS encoding vanadium-dependent haloperoxidase; this translates as MQNIVWTYHFLRGNILLCLGILGVLVICFRSVQTINDVFKDCFEDNSTEILYSWNKFYTEIESSDLYANPTTSARFIFVLNHCALSVSNYKGNDPVNDYRYIKDIEEILLDHSKINPDYFDVVLNKSMSHTIRKMYQNRTPEYLHHISNLENKNFAKLKKSYFSTDSIRKYDKIGIEIAEKCITNLVHPNLIRADLFRQNDSLYSNNSCNQTFQNPFTENWVQNRLSHETSLNDLFRLVPEKSIPQPYSENKLSKFYKEAVEVYTTSRYLDNESKWIAEFWSDDHPGVTFTPVARWLSIANQIIESEKPSFDVVLDTYVRLGLALNETATLVWKEKYMHLNERPAVIIRRMIDPAWEPFHPSPKFPAFPSGHSAFGAAAAGILEDIYGFDFAFTDKCHEGKKEFKSNARSFKSIKEMAIENAYSRVFLGVHFRTDCEAGMKIGFRVADHINHLHHFEKVQLVEPKTDKVNLLN